The DNA region TTGCTAGCTACTGAAATAACCATAATTGGGTCGAAGATTCTTACTAAGGCCGGAGAATTTCAAGGTAAAATTACTGATATGATCATTGATGAAGCAGGGAAAATTGTAAATTTTTATGTGGAAGATATTCATAGCAAATTAGCAACAATTTCAGCGGAGCAAGTGGTTACATTTGGTAAAAGAGTAACGATTACAAATGATGTTGTACCTGTGACACCAGTCCTTTCATCCGATTTTATTTTGAATGAGCCTATTTCTAGAGAAAATGAGCAACATCTAAGCGATGAAATAGCACCAGTAAATGAGCAAGCTTCAGATGTATCTGTTAAAAATCTTGATTATCGGCAGAAAAAATATCTTATAGGCAAGAAATCCAACCGTCGCATTGAGACAGACAAAGGAATTCTTATTGTTGAACAAGACGGGAATATTACAGAAGAAGTGATTCAAAAAGCCAAATTGTCTGGAAAATTTGTCGAACTTTCCATGAGTATTCAATAATCCCTGCTTTGTGTAACTATTTTGGTGATGTTAGGAAGTGTACTTGACTGTGCAACTCTCTTTTCAACAGCGGCGTATTACTTATATCGCCTTATTTTCAGGAATTATTTTTTTATTTACTTCAGTTAGTTTTATTGCGGCGAATGCAACTTTTTTAGTACATGATCAGATTTATCAAGGTGTAACTATAGATAATATTGCAGTGGGAGGTCTAGCTAGGGAAGCAGCGCAACGTAAAATTGAAACGGTTCTGCAAGAACGTATTACGCAATATCCCATTGTTTTAACAGAAGAAGACAAATCTTATCTCGTTCGGCCAGATGATATTCAACTTCAATTTGATTCAGCGGAATTAGTAAGGCAAGCTTATGGAGTGGGCCGCAGTGGGAACGTATTTACACAATTGAAAGATTGGCTTACTGTTTTTAGTGTTGGGCGT from Pelorhabdus rhamnosifermentans includes:
- a CDS encoding PRC-barrel domain-containing protein; this encodes MKKCTEIIGLPVISIDDGCELGFVRDIVIDASAREVSALLVEDKKWFMGAKLCPFVAISGIGQSAITIEKSEAIISVLDSTEALALLATEITIIGSKILTKAGEFQGKITDMIIDEAGKIVNFYVEDIHSKLATISAEQVVTFGKRVTITNDVVPVTPVLSSDFILNEPISRENEQHLSDEIAPVNEQASDVSVKNLDYRQKKYLIGKKSNRRIETDKGILIVEQDGNITEEVIQKAKLSGKFVELSMSIQ